The window attttatatcaaAAACATTAATAATTGANNNNNNNNNNNNNNNNNNNNNNNNNNNNNNNNNNNNNNNNNNNNNNNNNNNNNNNNNNNNNNNNNNNNNNNNNNNNNNNNNNNNNNNNNNNNNNNNNNNNNNNNNNNNNNNNNNNNNNNNNNNNNNNNNNNNNNNNNNNNNNNNNNNNNNNNNNNNNNNNNNNNNNNNNNNNNNNNNNNNNNNNNNNNNNNNNNNNNNNNNNNNNNNNNNNNNNNNNNNNNNNNNNNNNNNNNNNNNNNNNNNNNNNNNNNNNNNNNNNNNNNNNNNNNNNNNNNNNNNNNNNNNNNNNNNNNNNNNNNNNNNNNNNNNNNNNNNNNNNNNNNNNNNtatttatttatttgtatatatcCTATTACCTATTCATGAAGAAGAATAatgtagaaaaaaaaaaaaaaaaaaaaaacaattaaatatatattaagcacacacaaacaaaaaaacaaaataataaaaaaaataaaataatttgttttaatacaaatgaagataaaagaattaaaaatttaattacACCATATAAGCATAAAAATTaatctttaaaaaaaaaaaaaaaaaaaaaaaaaattattccAAGATTATAACATCATTCTCTTCAACTTTGAGTTGATCCatatttgtaattttttctaGAATGGAACTATCCCTAATAACctgaaataaaaaaagataaaacatataatgtatttatatatatatatatatatatatatatatatatatatgtatgtatctatgtatatagaatattttcttttctgtcgtattatttgttagctttattatttatttatttattattttttttttttctttaaaaagTACATTTCGTATGAAATCTATTTTATCCTCCTGATATTTAAGTATTACACGTTCTGAACAACACATGCATTTTTCAAAAGGTTCAcagaatatttttttaattgtaAAATTGGCTAAATTAAAATTCATTATATGGGGCGTAGCACCTAAACATGAAGTGAATATATTAGAAATGTCCGAATTCTTCTTTTGattaatatcattatcataattatatatatattgatcTTTGTCTATATGTGGAgcaaaaaaatataaaggaTGTTGTGTTAAGgctaataataattctgTAGCTATACTACTACTTATATTACTTATACCACATCTAGTAACTGTACATTTTTCATCTAATGTTCTATAGGATAAAGAATCTGAAGGACAATGCATATCATTACAAAAATAGCATGCAcctttaaaatataaataagaatgTCTTAACACAACAAATGAATCAAAGCTTATTGCTACCGTAATACCTAAAGGAGGCATTTTACATAATCTTTTTACACTCGtaagaatattattataaaagatTTCTTGATATCTATcatacatatgtatattatttagagatttatatatattattattttgttcatataatgatatattatttaaagaattatCCACAATTTTTctacattttatattctttatatattcatgtgtaatcatattttcttcttcacATAACACATTATCATGTTCTGTAAATTTATTACTACTACGAatactactactactaatactactactacgaatactaatattattattattattattactatttatatcatcacTATAATCATTCACACCTTCTTGTAATTCCTTCAAAGAATTATATTGCTTCTCGGCTATCATTAAACATGGAAAATATCGAGACTCTTTCGAATCagttaataaaaatactaCATCATGATTATTAATCAAATTATCCAACTCAGTTATTGTATCCTCAAGATTTTCattcaaataatttaaatgtCCAGGCATAGGTATATCCATTACCTTTGctgttatatttaaatcggggcaaatttttaataagtttttttttgctGCTACACATTTATATTCACCTATATTACCATACTTCTCTGCATCTTctaatgtatataaatattgcCTACTAATATTGGAAAAGGATACACGTGAATTATCCACAAAAGTATAATGTTGTATTCCCCATGATACACAATTACGAGCTACCATACAACCTAAGGTACCTAATCctataattaatatttttaatttttttatatgttcaaattttaaatcttttaatatcttccattttattaattttatatttaattctAAGGAAATTCTTTGAATTgtatctttatttataaaatcatTCAAATTgattatacatataatacttttcttttgttttctcttatcttcataatatttccatccacataaaatattatacacTTTGTTATCACaacaaaattttttataattatttattatattattatttatattattatttatattattatttatattattattcatattattatttaaattattattcatattattattcatattattattcatattattatttatattattattcatattattatttatattattattcatattattattcatattattatttatattattattcatattattattcatattattattcatattattattcatattattattcatattattattcatattattattcatattattattcatattattattcatattattattcatattattattcatattattattcattttattttcatcgTCTCCCGAAATATGTAATACATCAATTTCTTCATCTTTATACTTCATTCCAGTTGTTAAATGGTTATCTtcttttcttatatttatactaAACCCTAAATTACTAGATACATCTATACAATCATCAATTTTATCATGACTAAAGGATTTTAAATAACTATTTATAATGCGTGTGTcaccttttttttttttttctaatatgtttatatcttgtttatttaatgaatcatcctttttaacatttaaatttatGTCCACATAATTGGAttcattatcatatataaagtGTACCTTATCAGGAACCCTCACCTGAAATAAGGACgaatttaaaatatacttAACTAGATGATTAtggtatatattattatggtTGTGTTTAATGTTTCTATTATCCTTTTTGTAAGTATTATTAACGctcatattattttcatattgACTAGATGAGTGTTCTATATCTTCATGTATTGGATTCATATCATGTGAATACTCATTTGTAAGATCATCTCTCCAATCATTGTTACAATCTTTAATAGAATTATAATTAACTTTGCACATTTTTGTAACCGAACAAAAACAGACATCCTGATGAGATAGacaattattaatatgattataatgaaaagaatTGTTCTTATCCTTATCCATATCTATGTCTTTATGTAGATCACtatcatcataattattattatgactatccttataattattattatgactatcctcataattattattatgactatccttataattattattatgactatccttataattattattatgactatcctcataattattattatgactatactcataattattattatcattatttttatcattataattcCTTGGATTGTTTATACTTTCTCTCTTCATGACAACTTTGGGATAGCGCCAAATAAATCCCTCTTGAGATTTGAAGGTCCCAACATACTGTTCTCTTAATAAAGAGATATCTCTAAAAGCTAATACATCGATTTGAAAATCATACAACTCATATTTTAGAGttaaacaatataataaatttctAAAATCCCAAgataaagaattaaaaatataattgatatcaataaaacatatatataaatcaaaaaaatcttttttaatatatcttaagattttatcttttgaattttttatatcttctttTAATTCAGATAGTGCATTTATAGGTAATATAACcatatcataatttttatgtaacattgaagaattattatgatgattataattattattattattaaaagatttATTTACCATAGGGTGATAAGAATTTTGTGATATATCATGAAGTTTTAAATATTGAAACAATTTATAAAAACTATTAATTTCATAAAACTCTATCTTTGATTTTTGTTCTTCTTCACATTCAATATTagtataaaatttattaatgtATTCATCATAATAGTCTTGATTATTCATTGTATGAAGAGGAATATTATCAAATttaagtaataaaaaaatattagtATTAAGGAACATTttgtaattattaaaatagtcatctattttataagatagataaaataaatctATAATATTGATATGTCTATTTTctgtatttatataaacatattttgaatctatatagaaaaaatatcttgtactattttttattaatttataataattatcttTTGGTTTTATAATAGGATTTGCTATActataataacatatatatttttttaaatctaAAAAACTAagtattaaatatttatttatcttttcTAAAACAGTTAAACAGTTCTCTTTATATTCCCAAAATGTATCTTCATAAATATTGtcatgaatatataaattcataTCCTTACAACATATATCCTTTTtgtcattatttatataacattttaaattatctaatgtataatttatatgatcatctttattacattttaaaaattcttctaatgtattaaaatttaataaaacaccaagataattatttctataattattcattatatacCATATTTTCTCAACTTTTTTATTCgaatcatttatattattaatataattactGTCATTCTCAATTGTTTTAGTACATTCATTAGGttccatattatttttttcatattttaaaaaagactttttattaatttctaTTGTTCTAACATGAATAAAAGGATATGTAAATTCTATCAAATATGTCTTTAACACGTTATATTTAAAACctaattttattttattcacATAAGTACTAGAACATAAATTAACATAATTACTttgtaatttatatatatttattttatgttcaTGTAATTGCGTAAAATAAGAAATGTCTATTTTGAACTCATTGTTATTGTGTTTTAATATGTAGGAAGCTTTATTCTCCTCTTcgaatttttttttcattcttttctcttttaatcatattatataaataaataaataaataaataaatatatatatatatatatatatatatatatatatatatacatatatatatgggtaacctttttttttttttttcgaacaaaaaaaaattaaaaaaattaatatgtacatatatttatatatatcaacagatatattcatacatattattcgtacaaaaaaaaaaaaataaaaaagaagaagaaaaaattaatttatgaatatttaaaattatttacaaACGTTGTAGTATTCttatacatttaatataagaaggaaaaaaaaaataatataatattacaatGTGTTTTATTCAATACATATTCtgtttacatatatttattttatatgtaaaataataaagttGTGATTTGttacaaaataaatggAGATATTTGAAAAGTTCTAATATGGAGTGAATTATAcggggaaaaaaaaaaaaaaaaaaaaaaaaatgaaagagCACCAAGAAaaacttttatttttactaatatataaatgaattctcttcaaaaatatatgtgtaaaaaatattgttatatatatatatatatatataagattattactatttttatatatttttatatgatttataatattttcatataattttatttcttattttttttcttgtaacaatttaaaataaaatataaccAACCTAATACATATTCATATTGCATTACAAAACATACAAAGATATCATTAcagaataatatatgatttcctatttataaataagaaCACCATATACacaaacaaaatatatatatatatatatatatttatttatatataatatactaattatttgtatatttctTTACTCAAATCCAACATTTTCAAATGATCATTATAgtttatcatattttatatatgaaataaaaataaaaaaaaaatttaatttatataagtTTTTCTAACCATaagtttttattttttcttgtttttttcaatttattttaattcatatgaaaaaaatatacaacaataaaataacatttaaaatattataaataggtatatgtatgtatatatatatatatatatatatatatacatatatgtgtgtacacgtatgtattttttttttattttattttttttattttttttttttaaatcatttttaCATGAACTGttcataaataaaaattgataaatatattatgaacgATCATTTAANNNNNNNNNNNNNNNNNNNNNNNNNNNNNNNNNNNNNNNNNNNNNNNNNNNNNNNNNNNNNNNNNNNNNNNNNNNNNNNNNNNNNNNNNNNNNNNNNNNNNNNNNNNNNNNNNNNNNNNNNNNNNNNNNNNNNNNNNNNNNNNNNNNNNNNNNNNNNNNNNNNNNNNNNNNNNNNNNNNNNNNNNNNNNNNNNNNNNNNNNNNNNNNNNNNNNNNNNNNNNNNNNNNNNNNNNNNNNNNNNNNNNNNNNNNNNNNNNNNNNNNNNNNNNNNNNNNNNNNNNNNNNNNNNNNNNNNNNNNNNNNNNNNNNNNNNNNNNNNNNNNNNaaaattaaaaaaaaaattaaaaaaaatatttaaaaaaaaaaaaaaaaaaaaaaaaaaaaaaaaaaaaatggcTAGTTAATTTATGCTCCTTTCTTTTTGGCAACACCAACAGTTCTTCCTCTTCTACCAGTAGTTTTGGTGTGTTGTCCACGAACTCTTAATCCCCAGTGATGACGTAAACCTCTGTGTAATCTAATTTTCTTCATTCTTTCTAAATCTTCACGTAAGTAAGAATCAAGTTGGTTAGCAATAAcatgaatattttttccttctttCAAATCCTTTCTCCTGTTTAAAAACCAATCAGGGATTTTAAATTGGGTAGGAGTACTCATAATATGTACGATCTATATaaaggaaaagaaaaatatatatgtacaaatgtatatatttataaatacataatttggtaaaatttatattaatggGAATTCAAAAAgggatatatataagtatttatattcctcaaaatgaaatataataaaatata of the Plasmodium reichenowi strain SY57 chromosome 11, whole genome shotgun sequence genome contains:
- a CDS encoding autophagy-related protein 7, putative, coding for MKKKFEEENKASYILKHNNNEFKIDISYFTQLHEHKINIYKLQSNYVNLCSSTYVNKIKLGFKYNVLKTYLIEFTYPFIHVRTIEINKKSFLKYEKNNMEPNECTKTIENDSNYINNINDSNKKVEKIWYIMNNYRNNYLGVLLNFNTLEEFLKCNKDDHINYTLDNLKCYINNDKKDICCKDMNLYIHDNIYEDTFWEYKENCLTVLEKINKYLILSFLDLKKYICYYSIANPIIKPKDNYYKLIKNSTRYFFYIDSKYVYINTENRHINIIDLFYLSYKIDDYFNNYKMFLNTNIFLLLKFDNIPLHTMNNQDYYDEYINKFYTNIECEEEQKSKIEFYEINSFYKLFQYLKLHDISQNSYHPMVNKSFNNNNNYNHHNNSSMLHKNYDMVILPINALSELKEDIKNSKDKILRYIKKDFFDLYICFIDINYIFNSLSWDFRNLLYCLTLKYELYDFQIDVLAFRDISLLREQYVGTFKSQEGFIWRYPKVVMKRESINNPRNYNDKNNDNNNYEYSHNNNYEDSHNNNYKDSHNNNYKDSHNNNYEDSHNNNYKDSHNNNYDDSDLHKDIDMDKDKNNSFHYNHINNCLSHQDVCFCSVTKMCKVNYNSIKDCNNDWRDDLTNEYSHDMNPIHEDIEHSSSQYENNMSVNNTYKKDNRNIKHNHNNIYHNHLVKYILNSSLFQVRVPDKVHFIYDNESNYVDINLNVKKDDSLNKQDINILEKKKKGDTRIINSYLKSFSHDKIDDCIDVSSNLGFSINIRKEDNHLTTGMKYKDEEIDVLHISGDDENKMNNNMNNNMNNNMNNNMNNNMNNNMNNNMNNNMNNNMNNNMNNNMNNNINNNMNNNMNNNINNNMNNNINNNMNNNMNNNMNNNLNNNMNNNINNNINNNINNNIINNYKKFCCDNKVYNILCGWKYYEDKRKQKKSIICIINLNDFINKDTIQRISLELNIKLIKWKILKDLKFEHIKKLKILIIGLGTLGCMVARNCVSWGIQHYTFVDNSRVSFSNISRQYLYTLEDAEKYGNIGEYKCVAAKKNLLKICPDLNITAKVMDIPMPGHLNYLNENLEDTITELDNLINNHDVVFLLTDSKESRYFPCLMIAEKQYNSLKELQEGVNDYSDDINSNNNNNNISIRSSSISSSSIRSSNKFTEHDNVLCEEENMITHEYIKNIKCRKIVDNSLNNISLYEQNNNIYKSLNNIHMYDRYQEIFYNNILTSVKRLCKMPPLGITVAISFDSFVVLRHSYLYFKGACYFCNDMHCPSDSLSYRTLDEKCTVTRCGISNISSSIATELLLALTQHPLYFFAPHIDKDQYIYNYDNDINQKKNSDISNIFTSCLGATPHIMNFNLANFTIKKIFCEPFEKCMCCSERVILKYQEDKIDFIRNVIRDSSILEKITNMDQLKVEENDVIILE
- a CDS encoding 40S ribosomal protein S18, putative, which encodes MSLQVIDNNDFQHILRILNTNVDGKEKVIIALTAIKGIGKRMATVICKQANVDPTKRAGELTTEEIDNIVHIMSTPTQFKIPDWFLNRRKDLKEGKNIHVIANQLDSYLREDLERMKKIRLHRGLRHHWGLRVRGQHTKTTGRRGRTVGVAKKKGA